In a single window of the Elaeis guineensis isolate ETL-2024a chromosome 8, EG11, whole genome shotgun sequence genome:
- the LOC105050411 gene encoding uncharacterized protein isoform X2, with protein sequence MQAKTTLTLSDSAVRSADLSRSCSGLSTVNNMCLSSTSKRDGYVYKRRKLHRNSIAILTEENTTTETKANVSYHSCMSSEDYQLTLHKDDLGCAPNISFCGCSRDVSLNRDILICEQHHVQKSIAVPSSQFESVPNSGTHEICSIREYEVPAKASIGNLCKPVLGHYSSINDSSSSSKSNTELSPAFMKKEVEDPDVGECSSSGIVLVEPWGEFTSARDLCISLLRSHGLLGSAGFTSESASLEVLYDNDDKFSQTCKICGLLENPKKMLICDLCEQAYHLSCCNARVKKLPVDEWYCQPCFRKKPRPLTGKPFSAEGKISEYRKWMSHGDLGPISFMLRDTKPYTSGVRIGKDFQAEVPDWCGPIADDHDYFDAPSEIDPAKFSNANEWNGNKIYKRSSIGNWIQCRGVIDTSGTKEIICGKWRRAPLYVVQTDDWDCSCSVLWDPIHADCAVPQELETDEILKHSNI encoded by the exons ATGCAGGCCAAGACAACTTTAACACTGAGTGATTCTGCTGTTCGGAGCGCAG ATTTGTCAAGAAGCTGCTCAGGTTTATCAACTGTCAACAACATGTGTCTAAGTTCTACATCTAAGAGGGATGGCTATGTGTACAAGAGAAGGAAGTTGCATAGGAACTCTATTGCTATTCTGACAGAAGAAAACACAACCACAGAAACAAAAGCAAATGTTAGTTATCATTCTTGCATGAGTTCTGAAGACTATCAGTTGACCTTGCACAAGGATGACCTTGGATGCGCTCCAAACATCTCATTTTGTGGTTGTTCCAGAGATGTATCACTTAATAGAGATATATTGATTTGTGAACAGCACCATGTACAGAAGTCCATAGCTGTACCTAGCTCTCAGTTTGAGTCTGTTCCAAACTCTGGGACCCATGAGATATGTTCTATTAGAGAATATGAAGTGCCTGCAAAAGCTTCTATTGGTAATCTTTGCAAACCTGTACTGGGGCACTACTCCAGCATAAATGATAGTTCTTCCTCATCAAAATCTAATACAGAACTTAGCCCAGCTTTCATGAAGAAGGAAGTAGAGGATCCTGATGTGGGGGAGTGTTCTTCATCTGGCATTGTCCTTGTAGAACCATGGGGAGAATTCACATCAGCAAGGGACCTCTGCATATCTCTGCTTAGAAGCCATGGACTCCTTGGAAGTGCAGGATTTACCAGTGAATCTGCCTCTTTAGAGGTCCTATATGACAATGATGACAAATTTTCTCAGACATGCAAAATATGTGGACTTTTGGAAAACCCAAAGAAGATGCTAATTTGTGACCTTTGTGAACAAGCATATCATTTGTCTTGTTGCAATGCTAGAGTAAAGAAGCTGCCAGTTGATGAATGGTATTGTCAGCCTTGTTTTAGAAAGAAACCAAGGCCGCTGACTGGAAAACCATTCAGTGCTGAGGGTAAAATTTCTGAGTATAGGAAATGGATGTCTCATGGAGATTTGGGTCCTATATCGTTCATGCTGAGAGACACTAAGCCATATACTTCTGGTGTTCGTATTGGTAAAGATTTTCAAGCAGAAGTTCCAGACTGGTGTGGTCCCATTGCTGA TGATCATGATTATTTTGATGCACCCTCTGAAATAGATCCTGCTAAATTTTCTAATGCAAAT GAATGGAATGGTAACAAGATATACAAAAGAAGTAGCATTGGTAATTGGATTCAATGTCGGGGGGTGATAGATACCAGTGGAACCAAGGAGATTATTTGTGGAAAGTGGCGCAG AGCACCTCTTTATGTAGTTCAAACTGATGATTGGGATTGTTCATGTTCTGTTCTTTGGGATCCAATACATGCTGATTGTGCTGTTCCTCAG GAGCTGGAAACTGATGAAATTCTGAAGCactcaaatatataa
- the LOC105050411 gene encoding uncharacterized protein isoform X1: MSPNYDDCPWDSCRKSISSEEEECRSSNTDILDLSRSCSGLSTVNNMCLSSTSKRDGYVYKRRKLHRNSIAILTEENTTTETKANVSYHSCMSSEDYQLTLHKDDLGCAPNISFCGCSRDVSLNRDILICEQHHVQKSIAVPSSQFESVPNSGTHEICSIREYEVPAKASIGNLCKPVLGHYSSINDSSSSSKSNTELSPAFMKKEVEDPDVGECSSSGIVLVEPWGEFTSARDLCISLLRSHGLLGSAGFTSESASLEVLYDNDDKFSQTCKICGLLENPKKMLICDLCEQAYHLSCCNARVKKLPVDEWYCQPCFRKKPRPLTGKPFSAEGKISEYRKWMSHGDLGPISFMLRDTKPYTSGVRIGKDFQAEVPDWCGPIADDHDYFDAPSEIDPAKFSNANEWNGNKIYKRSSIGNWIQCRGVIDTSGTKEIICGKWRRAPLYVVQTDDWDCSCSVLWDPIHADCAVPQELETDEILKHSNI; encoded by the exons ATGTCTCCAAATTATGATGATTGCCCTTGGGATAGCTGTAGAAAATCCATTTCTTCTGAGGAGGAAGAGTGCAGATCATCTAACACTGATATTTTAGATTTGTCAAGAAGCTGCTCAGGTTTATCAACTGTCAACAACATGTGTCTAAGTTCTACATCTAAGAGGGATGGCTATGTGTACAAGAGAAGGAAGTTGCATAGGAACTCTATTGCTATTCTGACAGAAGAAAACACAACCACAGAAACAAAAGCAAATGTTAGTTATCATTCTTGCATGAGTTCTGAAGACTATCAGTTGACCTTGCACAAGGATGACCTTGGATGCGCTCCAAACATCTCATTTTGTGGTTGTTCCAGAGATGTATCACTTAATAGAGATATATTGATTTGTGAACAGCACCATGTACAGAAGTCCATAGCTGTACCTAGCTCTCAGTTTGAGTCTGTTCCAAACTCTGGGACCCATGAGATATGTTCTATTAGAGAATATGAAGTGCCTGCAAAAGCTTCTATTGGTAATCTTTGCAAACCTGTACTGGGGCACTACTCCAGCATAAATGATAGTTCTTCCTCATCAAAATCTAATACAGAACTTAGCCCAGCTTTCATGAAGAAGGAAGTAGAGGATCCTGATGTGGGGGAGTGTTCTTCATCTGGCATTGTCCTTGTAGAACCATGGGGAGAATTCACATCAGCAAGGGACCTCTGCATATCTCTGCTTAGAAGCCATGGACTCCTTGGAAGTGCAGGATTTACCAGTGAATCTGCCTCTTTAGAGGTCCTATATGACAATGATGACAAATTTTCTCAGACATGCAAAATATGTGGACTTTTGGAAAACCCAAAGAAGATGCTAATTTGTGACCTTTGTGAACAAGCATATCATTTGTCTTGTTGCAATGCTAGAGTAAAGAAGCTGCCAGTTGATGAATGGTATTGTCAGCCTTGTTTTAGAAAGAAACCAAGGCCGCTGACTGGAAAACCATTCAGTGCTGAGGGTAAAATTTCTGAGTATAGGAAATGGATGTCTCATGGAGATTTGGGTCCTATATCGTTCATGCTGAGAGACACTAAGCCATATACTTCTGGTGTTCGTATTGGTAAAGATTTTCAAGCAGAAGTTCCAGACTGGTGTGGTCCCATTGCTGA TGATCATGATTATTTTGATGCACCCTCTGAAATAGATCCTGCTAAATTTTCTAATGCAAAT GAATGGAATGGTAACAAGATATACAAAAGAAGTAGCATTGGTAATTGGATTCAATGTCGGGGGGTGATAGATACCAGTGGAACCAAGGAGATTATTTGTGGAAAGTGGCGCAG AGCACCTCTTTATGTAGTTCAAACTGATGATTGGGATTGTTCATGTTCTGTTCTTTGGGATCCAATACATGCTGATTGTGCTGTTCCTCAG GAGCTGGAAACTGATGAAATTCTGAAGCactcaaatatataa